The Lacrimispora xylanolytica genome has a segment encoding these proteins:
- a CDS encoding GGGtGRT protein, producing MALFESYERRIEKINSVLNSYGIASIEEAEKITKDAGLDVYEQVKKIQPICFENACWAYIVGAAIAIKKDCRKAADAAAAIGEGLQAFCIPGSVADQRNVGIGHGNLGKMLLEEGTDCFCFLAGHESFAAAEGAIGIAEKANKVRQKPLRVILNGLGKDAAQIISRINGFTYVETEMDYYTGEVKELFRKSYSEGLRAKVNCYGANDVTEGVAIMWKEGVDVSITGNSTNPTRFQHPVAGTYKKECNEKGKQYFSVASGGGTGRTLHPDNMGAGPASYGMTDTMGRMHSDAQFAGSSSVPAHVEMMGLIGMGNNPMVGATVAVAVGIEESATAGKF from the coding sequence ATGGCATTATTTGAATCATATGAAAGAAGAATTGAAAAAATCAATTCCGTATTAAATAGCTATGGGATTGCTTCTATCGAAGAAGCTGAGAAGATTACAAAAGATGCAGGTCTTGATGTATATGAGCAGGTAAAGAAGATTCAGCCGATTTGTTTTGAAAATGCGTGCTGGGCATACATAGTTGGTGCAGCAATCGCCATCAAAAAAGATTGCAGAAAAGCAGCAGACGCTGCAGCAGCCATTGGTGAAGGCCTTCAGGCTTTCTGTATTCCTGGATCTGTAGCTGATCAGCGTAACGTAGGTATCGGACACGGAAACTTAGGAAAGATGCTGTTAGAAGAAGGTACAGACTGCTTCTGCTTCCTTGCAGGACATGAGTCCTTCGCAGCAGCAGAAGGTGCCATCGGTATTGCTGAGAAGGCAAACAAAGTTCGCCAGAAACCTTTAAGAGTTATTTTAAATGGTTTAGGAAAAGATGCTGCTCAGATCATTTCCAGAATCAACGGCTTTACTTATGTAGAAACAGAGATGGATTACTACACAGGCGAAGTAAAAGAACTTTTCAGAAAATCTTATTCTGAAGGCTTAAGAGCAAAAGTAAACTGCTACGGTGCCAACGACGTAACCGAAGGCGTTGCTATCATGTGGAAAGAGGGCGTAGATGTTTCCATCACCGGTAACTCCACAAACCCAACCAGATTCCAGCATCCAGTAGCAGGTACCTATAAAAAGGAATGCAACGAGAAAGGCAAACAGTACTTCTCCGTAGCTTCCGGCGGCGGTACAGGCCGTACCCTTCACCCAGATAACATGGGCGCAGGCCCAGCTTCCTATGGTATGACAGATACTATGGGACGTATGCACTCTGACGCTCAGTTTGCAGGTTCTTCTTCCGTACCAGCTCACGTTGAGATGATGGGTCTTATTGGTATGGGTAATAACCCAATGGTAGGTGCTACTGTAGCTGTAGCTGTCGGAATTGAAGAGAGCGCTACTGCTGGTAAGTTCTAA
- a CDS encoding superoxide dismutase — MNEHYPFVNPPLPYAYDALEPYIDTQTMYLHHDRHLQRYVVELNTILRNYPELQNLSLPELISNPENLPEEIRQGIINYGGGVYNHILYFNGMTNALNRSQAETLYPAIVRDFGTLEEFFNEYKRKALSVFGSGFAWLVVAPDGSLEIVTTRNQDTPLADGFCVVTGMDVWEHAYYLKRFNDRAAYIEDWFHVVNWEMADELYKQCMNNLENQRANAPEQPADTLGAPTAEEEPVPAPETYTGPGSGLEELPVAGPEAPAAPEEEVVPTV, encoded by the coding sequence ATGAACGAACATTACCCATTTGTGAATCCTCCGCTTCCGTACGCCTATGACGCTCTGGAGCCTTATATTGACACACAAACCATGTATCTTCATCATGACAGGCATTTACAGAGGTATGTGGTTGAGCTCAATACAATATTAAGAAACTATCCGGAACTGCAAAACTTATCCCTTCCGGAGCTGATATCAAACCCGGAAAACCTTCCTGAAGAAATACGCCAAGGCATTATCAATTATGGAGGAGGCGTTTATAACCATATTCTTTATTTTAACGGCATGACCAATGCTCTGAACCGTTCCCAGGCCGAAACTCTCTATCCTGCCATTGTTCGGGATTTCGGTACTCTGGAAGAGTTCTTTAATGAATATAAACGAAAAGCCTTATCTGTATTTGGATCAGGATTTGCCTGGCTGGTGGTCGCTCCCGATGGAAGCCTTGAAATAGTCACCACCCGGAACCAGGATACCCCTCTTGCCGATGGATTCTGCGTGGTAACTGGCATGGATGTATGGGAACACGCTTATTATCTGAAACGATTTAACGACCGTGCAGCGTACATCGAAGACTGGTTCCATGTAGTCAACTGGGAGATGGCAGACGAGCTTTATAAACAGTGTATGAATAATCTGGAAAATCAGAGGGCAAATGCCCCAGAACAGCCCGCTGATACGTTAGGTGCTCCTACTGCTGAAGAAGAGCCTGTTCCAGCTCCTGAGACTTATACAGGGCCTGGCTCCGGACTGGAAGAGCTTCCGGTTGCAGGGCCAGAGGCTCCTGCTGCTCCAGAAGAGGAAGTTGTTCCTACGGTTTGA
- a CDS encoding O-acetylhomoserine aminocarboxypropyltransferase/cysteine synthase family protein, with protein MAKKNRAEREFKFETLQLHVGQEQADSVTDARAVPIYQTSSYVFHSSEHAAARFNLTDAGNIYGRLTNPTQDVFERRIAALEGGLAALAVASGAAAVAYSVENLAKNGDHIVAAKNIYGGTYNLLAHTLPEYGIETTFVDPFDYDALDKAVQENTKLIFIETLGNPNSDVVDIEKIAHIAHAHKIPLIVDNTFATPYLVRPIEYGADIVVHSATKFIGGHGTTIGGVIVDSGKFDWEASGKFETLTEPNPSYHGICFTKAAGAAAYITKIRAILLRDTGASISPIHSFIFLQGLETLSLRVERHVENAIKVVEFLKNHPQVEKVHHPSISEDAQQQELYKKYFPNGGGSIFTFEIKGDAKKAKDFIDQLELFSLLANVADVKSLVIHPASTTHSQMTEEELLGSGIKPNTIRLSIGTEHAADIIEDLAEAFKAVE; from the coding sequence ATGGCAAAGAAGAATAGAGCAGAAAGAGAATTTAAGTTTGAAACATTACAGTTACACGTTGGTCAGGAACAGGCAGATTCTGTTACCGATGCCAGAGCAGTCCCTATTTACCAGACATCCTCTTATGTATTTCATAGCAGCGAGCATGCGGCAGCAAGGTTTAATCTGACAGATGCAGGCAATATTTACGGAAGACTTACCAACCCTACCCAGGATGTATTTGAACGGAGAATTGCAGCACTGGAAGGGGGACTCGCAGCCCTTGCCGTTGCCTCTGGAGCAGCAGCGGTAGCTTATTCCGTTGAGAACCTTGCAAAGAATGGCGATCATATTGTTGCAGCTAAAAATATTTACGGCGGAACCTATAACCTGCTGGCTCATACTCTTCCGGAGTACGGTATTGAAACCACATTCGTGGATCCTTTTGATTACGATGCCTTAGATAAAGCGGTTCAGGAGAATACAAAGCTTATTTTTATCGAGACTCTTGGAAACCCTAACTCCGATGTCGTTGATATTGAGAAAATTGCTCATATCGCTCATGCACATAAAATTCCGTTAATCGTGGATAATACCTTTGCGACTCCTTATTTGGTAAGACCTATTGAATACGGAGCGGATATCGTGGTACATTCAGCAACCAAATTCATCGGTGGCCACGGAACCACCATTGGCGGCGTGATTGTTGACAGCGGAAAATTTGACTGGGAAGCATCCGGTAAATTCGAGACCTTAACAGAGCCAAATCCAAGCTATCACGGAATCTGCTTTACAAAGGCAGCAGGAGCGGCAGCCTATATTACGAAGATTCGGGCGATTTTACTTCGTGACACAGGGGCCTCCATTTCCCCGATTCACTCCTTTATCTTCTTACAGGGACTTGAGACCTTATCCTTAAGGGTTGAACGCCATGTGGAAAATGCCATTAAGGTAGTGGAATTCTTGAAAAATCATCCTCAGGTAGAGAAGGTGCATCACCCATCTATTTCAGAGGATGCACAGCAGCAGGAGCTTTATAAGAAGTATTTCCCAAATGGAGGCGGTTCCATCTTCACCTTTGAGATTAAGGGAGATGCAAAGAAAGCAAAAGATTTCATTGACCAGCTGGAGCTGTTTTCTCTACTGGCAAATGTAGCTGACGTAAAGTCTCTGGTAATCCATCCGGCTTCCACCACACATTCCCAGATGACGGAAGAGGAGCTTTTAGGCTCTGGAATTAAGCCGAACACCATTCGACTTTCCATTGGTACGGAGCATGCAGCGGATATCATTGAAGATTTAGCAGAAGCATTCAAAGCAGTGGAATAG
- a CDS encoding LysR family transcriptional regulator produces MTLQQLRYAVCIANQKSMNKAAAELFITQPSLSSTIRDLEEEIGLTIFLRSNRGIVITSEGEEFLGYARQMLEQYRQMEERFVKKEKFKKKFSVSMQHYTFAVQAFIHMAKEFGMDDYEFAVHETKTYEVILNVKNQKSEVGILYLNDFNQKAMEKLLIDNDLEFIDLFRCGIYVYLWKGNPLAAMDRIGFEDLKNYPCLSFEQGNNNSFYLAEEVFSTYEYKQIIKADDRATLLNLMVGLNGYTLCCGIICEDLNGGEYRAIPLDTEDKMRIGYIKKKKMPLSVLGTKYIDELKKYEAQLL; encoded by the coding sequence ATGACATTACAACAGTTACGGTATGCCGTCTGCATTGCCAACCAGAAGTCCATGAACAAGGCAGCAGCCGAACTATTCATTACCCAGCCAAGTCTGTCAAGCACCATAAGGGATTTAGAGGAGGAGATAGGTCTGACCATATTTCTTCGTTCCAACCGTGGTATAGTGATCACATCGGAAGGGGAAGAATTTTTAGGATATGCAAGACAGATGTTGGAGCAGTACCGTCAGATGGAAGAACGGTTTGTAAAAAAGGAAAAATTCAAAAAGAAGTTCAGCGTTTCCATGCAGCATTATACCTTTGCGGTTCAGGCTTTCATTCATATGGCAAAAGAGTTTGGTATGGATGATTACGAATTTGCCGTCCATGAAACAAAGACCTATGAGGTCATTTTAAATGTGAAAAACCAGAAGAGCGAAGTGGGAATTCTTTATTTAAATGACTTTAACCAAAAAGCCATGGAAAAACTTCTTATCGACAATGACTTAGAGTTCATCGATCTGTTTCGATGCGGAATCTATGTGTATCTTTGGAAAGGAAATCCCCTTGCGGCCATGGACCGGATCGGATTTGAAGACCTTAAAAATTATCCCTGTCTTTCCTTTGAGCAGGGAAATAACAATTCCTTTTATCTGGCAGAAGAAGTATTCAGCACCTATGAATATAAGCAGATTATTAAGGCTGACGACAGGGCCACCTTATTAAATCTGATGGTGGGACTAAACGGATATACTCTTTGCTGTGGTATCATCTGCGAGGACTTAAACGGAGGAGAATATCGAGCCATTCCTCTTGATACAGAGGATAAGATGAGAATTGGGTATATTAAAAAGAAAAAAATGCCCTTAAGTGTTCTTGGAACGAAATATATTGACGAGCTTAAAAAGTATGAGGCCCAGCTATTGTAA
- a CDS encoding trans-sulfuration enzyme family protein, which produces MEYGISTKCLYGNGTEETVDQSGAISFPIYQTATFAHRGVGESTGYDYSRLQNPTREQLEKVVAALESGVDALAFSSGMAAITALMELFRPGDHIITDCDLYGGSIRLFDNVSKKNGILFSNVDCAKCSPEEFEKLVGENTKAIFIETPTNPMMNVIDIERLAEISKKHGLLLIVDNTFMSPYFQNPLKLGADIVVHSGTKYLGGHNDTIAGFLVASTKELSEKLRFLIKTVGSGLAPFDSWLILRGIKTLALRMDRAEKNAEQLVSFLCNEKKVTKVCYPGLKDHPGHEVCKKQARGFGCMVTFEVESKELAHKILKDVRLIRFAESLGGVETLITYPITQTHADVPKEVLAANGVTDRILRLSVGIEDAEDLIKELEQVFHE; this is translated from the coding sequence ATGGAATATGGAATTTCAACAAAGTGTTTATACGGCAATGGAACAGAGGAAACGGTGGATCAATCAGGGGCAATCAGCTTCCCTATTTATCAAACAGCTACCTTTGCACATAGAGGTGTAGGAGAAAGCACCGGGTACGATTACAGCCGTTTGCAGAACCCAACGAGAGAGCAACTGGAAAAGGTAGTGGCAGCATTGGAAAGCGGTGTGGATGCCCTGGCATTTTCCAGCGGAATGGCTGCCATTACAGCTTTGATGGAATTATTCCGTCCCGGTGACCATATTATTACGGATTGCGATTTATATGGAGGAAGCATTCGCCTTTTTGACAATGTGAGTAAGAAAAATGGAATCTTATTCAGCAACGTTGACTGCGCAAAATGTTCTCCGGAAGAATTTGAAAAGCTGGTAGGGGAGAATACAAAAGCCATCTTTATTGAAACTCCCACCAATCCAATGATGAATGTCATTGACATTGAAAGACTGGCAGAAATATCAAAAAAACATGGACTTCTTCTCATTGTTGACAATACATTTATGTCTCCTTATTTTCAGAATCCCTTAAAACTGGGAGCGGATATTGTGGTTCACAGCGGAACCAAATATCTGGGAGGACATAACGATACCATAGCTGGATTTTTAGTAGCCTCCACAAAAGAGCTTTCTGAAAAGCTGCGCTTTCTTATTAAGACAGTGGGCTCCGGACTGGCTCCATTTGACAGCTGGCTGATCTTAAGAGGAATTAAGACACTGGCCCTTAGAATGGACCGGGCTGAGAAGAATGCAGAGCAGCTGGTTTCCTTTCTTTGTAACGAAAAGAAGGTAACAAAGGTCTGTTACCCGGGGCTTAAAGATCATCCGGGACATGAGGTCTGTAAAAAGCAGGCGAGAGGCTTTGGCTGTATGGTCACCTTTGAGGTGGAATCAAAGGAACTGGCTCATAAGATTTTAAAGGATGTCCGGTTGATCCGTTTCGCAGAAAGCCTGGGAGGCGTAGAAACTCTGATTACTTATCCCATTACCCAGACCCATGCCGATGTACCGAAAGAGGTTCTGGCTGCGAATGGAGTTACGGACCGTATCTTACGGTTATCCGTAGGAATTGAAGACGCAGAAGATTTAATCAAAGAATTGGAGCAGGTATTTCATGAGTAA
- a CDS encoding MalY/PatB family protein yields the protein MSKRNYDFDELIERRNTNCLKYDFALRRGKPEHVLPLWVADMDFRVSQEVLDAITERVQHGIFGYSEVQEDYFEAVRDWMKKRHDWSVERRWLVKTPGVVFALAMAVRAFTKPGDGVMIQQPVYYPFSEVIEDNGRRIVDNTLVLSEDGIYRMDLADFEKKAVENKVKLFLLCNPHNPVGRVYSREELEQLGEICIRHDILVISDEIHQDFVYDGKHQVFANIGDELKNRTITCTAPSKTFNLAGLQVSNIFISNADIRRRFKKEIAAAGYSQLNTLGLTACEAAYRHGEAWHEELMEYLKENLGFVREYLKKHLPQIKLIEPEGTYLVWLDFRELGLTEEERESMIVTKAGLWLDSGAIFGEAGEGFERINIACPKSTLKQALDKLKAAIAEL from the coding sequence ATGAGTAAGAGAAATTACGATTTTGATGAATTAATAGAGAGAAGGAATACCAACTGTCTGAAATACGACTTTGCCCTGCGCAGAGGAAAGCCGGAGCATGTGCTGCCCTTGTGGGTCGCAGATATGGATTTTAGAGTCTCCCAGGAGGTTTTAGATGCCATAACGGAACGGGTCCAGCATGGTATTTTCGGCTACAGCGAAGTACAGGAGGATTATTTTGAGGCAGTAAGGGACTGGATGAAAAAGCGGCATGACTGGTCTGTGGAACGGAGATGGCTTGTTAAGACTCCTGGCGTCGTGTTCGCCCTGGCTATGGCTGTGAGAGCCTTTACAAAGCCGGGAGACGGAGTCATGATCCAGCAGCCGGTTTATTATCCCTTCAGCGAAGTGATTGAGGATAACGGCAGAAGGATTGTGGACAATACCCTGGTTCTTTCAGAAGACGGTATTTACAGAATGGATCTGGCGGACTTTGAAAAAAAGGCTGTGGAAAACAAGGTGAAATTATTCCTCTTATGCAATCCCCATAATCCAGTGGGAAGAGTCTATTCCAGAGAGGAATTAGAGCAGCTGGGTGAAATCTGCATCCGCCACGACATTCTGGTCATCAGCGATGAGATCCATCAGGATTTTGTCTACGACGGAAAGCATCAGGTATTTGCAAACATTGGAGACGAGCTTAAAAACAGGACGATTACCTGCACGGCTCCCAGCAAGACCTTTAACCTGGCCGGTCTTCAGGTCTCCAATATTTTTATATCAAACGCTGATATCAGAAGAAGGTTTAAAAAAGAAATTGCAGCCGCAGGCTACAGTCAGCTAAACACCCTGGGACTTACGGCTTGTGAGGCGGCTTACCGCCATGGAGAAGCGTGGCATGAGGAGTTGATGGAATACCTAAAAGAAAATCTCGGCTTTGTAAGGGAGTATCTAAAGAAACATTTGCCTCAAATCAAGCTGATCGAGCCAGAGGGTACCTATCTTGTATGGCTGGATTTTCGGGAGCTTGGACTCACAGAAGAAGAGCGGGAGTCAATGATTGTAACAAAAGCAGGCCTCTGGCTGGACAGCGGAGCCATTTTCGGAGAAGCCGGAGAAGGGTTTGAGCGGATTAACATTGCATGTCCGAAGTCAACGTTAAAGCAGGCTCTTGATAAGCTGAAGGCTGCCATAGCAGAACTTTAA
- the cysK gene encoding cysteine synthase A, producing the protein MGAIKESALELIGGTPLLKLNRYSAKEGIKDATILAKLEYLNPAGSVKDRIALAMIEDAEASGVLKEGATIIEPTSGNTGIGLAAVAAAKGYKTILTLPDTMSVERRNLLKAYGAELVLTEGAKGMKGAIAKAEELKESIPGSVILGQFVNPANPKVHRATTGPEIWEQTDGSVDIFVAGVGTGGTITGAGSYLKEKNPDIKIVAVEPASSPVLSGGNPGPHKIQGIGAGFVPEVLDTKIYDEVITVENEDSFAEGKTFAVTEGILVGISSGAALRAAKILAERPENKGKTIVVVLPDSGDRYLSTPLFG; encoded by the coding sequence ATGGGAGCAATCAAAGAAAGTGCATTAGAATTAATTGGAGGAACACCGTTACTTAAATTAAACCGCTACAGTGCAAAGGAAGGAATTAAGGACGCTACCATACTTGCGAAGCTGGAATACTTAAATCCGGCAGGTTCTGTAAAAGATCGTATCGCGCTCGCCATGATCGAGGATGCGGAAGCAAGCGGCGTATTAAAGGAAGGCGCTACCATAATCGAGCCAACCTCCGGCAATACAGGAATCGGCCTTGCAGCGGTTGCAGCGGCAAAGGGCTATAAGACGATACTTACGCTTCCGGATACCATGAGTGTGGAACGAAGAAACTTATTAAAAGCATACGGCGCAGAGCTGGTACTGACAGAAGGAGCCAAGGGCATGAAGGGCGCCATTGCAAAGGCAGAGGAATTAAAGGAGTCCATTCCTGGTTCCGTCATCCTTGGTCAGTTCGTAAATCCAGCAAACCCTAAGGTGCACAGAGCTACCACCGGACCAGAGATCTGGGAGCAGACCGATGGAAGCGTAGATATCTTTGTCGCAGGCGTAGGAACTGGCGGAACCATTACTGGAGCAGGCTCCTACTTAAAGGAAAAGAATCCGGATATTAAGATCGTAGCCGTAGAGCCTGCTAGCAGCCCGGTACTTTCCGGAGGAAACCCAGGCCCTCATAAGATTCAGGGAATCGGAGCAGGATTCGTACCAGAGGTATTGGATACAAAAATTTACGATGAGGTCATCACAGTAGAGAATGAAGATTCATTTGCAGAAGGAAAGACCTTTGCAGTTACCGAGGGAATCCTGGTAGGTATTTCATCTGGTGCAGCATTGAGAGCAGCAAAAATATTAGCAGAAAGACCTGAAAACAAGGGAAAAACCATTGTTGTGGTATTACCTGATTCCGGTGACCGCTATCTGTCCACCCCATTATTTGGCTAA